In Anoplopoma fimbria isolate UVic2021 breed Golden Eagle Sablefish chromosome 12, Afim_UVic_2022, whole genome shotgun sequence, one DNA window encodes the following:
- the LOC129100414 gene encoding Ig-like V-type domain-containing protein FAM187A gives MPPPSSSPILLPLFLLLSPEVWSYEAPEDKQDVFARKACPAFLTFINAAYLAGVTVELPCHCKPQQIQSVVWFFRKHLDGSKETRALTDHHGNRLLDPNYVPHSGELRSRFSIRLFSLLIFRAGPDDSGIYICGSVHKDFFYGYDLDIQEARMLSFTPRLPSKSISKKRKDRKGLGTTKPLYRVYTSFRPWSVCDRCGVAGEQVRVGLCYVHSHYLHVRYRRANQTVASCGSGAVPRAFGQLKWSTVGAKLEVKSCQVACQTEAPPSSKISALMAFLGYNSASLPVFYLNHPADRILTLGCPGARPNMAVAWDRGFEPIYRSEHGAGRNHSATPPRLLIDKGHHLVFQPAKTEDSGVYYCWLQGHRAAEIRLLVYAHLGRRQSVTSHPDFWTALETVLRSYVVMTAVFCLLLFGRAGVRHLRDTREAHED, from the exons AtgcctcctccatcctcctctcccatcctcctccccctcttcctccttctgaGTCCCGAGGTGTGGAGCTACGAGGCTCCTGAGGATAAGCAGGATGTGTTTGCTAGAAAAGCCTGTCCTGCTTTCTTGACCTTCATCAATGCTGCCTACCTGGCTGGAGTCACAGTGGAGTTGCCCTGCCACTGCAAACCACAACAG atcCAATCAGTTGTGTGGTTCTTCAGGAAGCATCTGGACGGCTCCAAGGAGACTAGAGCTCTGACcgatcaccatggcaacaggctGCTGGACCCTAATTATGTCCCTCATAGTGGCGAGCTGCGGAGTCGATTCTCCATCCGTCTCTTCAGCCTGCTGATCTTTAGAGCGGGGCCCGACGACTCCGGCATCTATATCTGCGGTTCAGTCCACAAAGACTTTTTCTATGGTTACGACCTAGACATCCAGGAGGCACGTATGCTCAGCTTC ACCCCTAGGCTCCCTTCTAAAAGTATAAGCaagaaaaggaaagacagaaaaggactCGGCACTACAAAGCCGCTGTACCGAGTCTACACCAGCTTCAGGCCCTGGTCAGTCTGCGATCGCTGTGGAGTAGCTGGAGAGCAGGTCCGTGTGGGACTCTGCTATGTCCACTCTCACTACCTGCATGTACGCTACAGACGGGCCAATCAGACAGTCGCTTCATGCGGCTCAGGGGCGGTGCCCAGGGCGTTTGGACAACTGAAGTGGAGCACCGTCGGAGCCAAGCTGGAGGTCAAAAGCTGTCAAGTAGCTTGTCAAACAGAAGCTCCTCCATCCTCCAAAATCTCTGCTCTGATGGCATTTCTTGGATACAA TTCTGCCTCATTGCCAGTGTTTTACCTGAACCACCCTGCGGACCGTATCTTGACCCTGGGCTGTCCTGGGGCCCGACCTAACATGGCCGTGGCCTGGGACAGAGGCTTTGAACCCATCTACCGATCTGAACACGGGGCAGGTCGTAACCACAGCGCCACGCCCCCCAGGCTGCTGATAGACAAGGGACACCACTTGGTGTTTCAACCTGCAAAAACTGAGGACTCGG GTGTCTACTACTGCTGGCTGCAGGGTCACCGTGCTGCTGAGATACGTCTGCTGGTCTACGCCCATTTGGGGCGGCGACAGTCCGTGACATCACATCCTGACTTCTGGACAGCTCTCGAAACTGTGTTAAGGTCATATGTTGTCATGACAGCTGTATTTTGCCTGCTGCTGTTCGGCAGAGCTGGAGTTAGACATCTCAGAGACACCAGAGAAGCACATGAGGATTAA